TCGCCGGCGAGTCGGAAGCCACAAAGAAGCTGTACGGCCTCGACGATCCGGTTACGGAGATCTTCGGCAAGCAGTGCCTGATGGCGCGGCGCCTGGCCGAACGCGGCGTGCGCTGCATTCAGGTCTACCACACGCAGACGTCAAAGCGCTCAAGCTGCCAGCTCTGGGATCAACACGGGGGCCTGCGCCAGGAGCTCGCGGCGAATTGTGCGGCGACGGACAAGCCCGTGGCCGGCCTGCTGAAGGATCTCAAGTCGCGCGGCATGCTGGACGACACCCTTGTGCTGTGGGGCGGCGAGTTCGGGCGCACGCCGACGGCGGAGGGCGACAACGGCCGCGAGCACCATCCCTTCGGGTTCACGATGTGGATGGCGGGCGGCGGCGTCCAGGGCGGGCTCGCCTACGGCGCAACCGACGAATACGGCTGGCACGCGGTGGACAAGAAAGTGCACGTGCACGATCTCCACGCCACGATCCTGCACCTCATGGGCCTCGACCACGAGCGCCTGACCTACCGCTATGCCGGCCGCGACTACCGCCTCACCGATGTGTACGGAAACGTCGTCCGGGACATTATTGCCTGAGCGACGCATCCGCCGCCGGAAGCCGCGTTGCGCTGGCCGAAACAATCGGGCGCTCGCATAGCAGGATCGTGGACATTCGAGTCCGCGGCAAAGTGGGCTCGGGACATAAAGACGCCCAGTACGTCTGGAATAGAAACCCGGCGTCACCAGAAGCGGAACGCATTGGGATGCGGAGCCACTTCGCAAGCGCATCGATCACGAGAAGTCTTGCCATGGTTCTGCCGCGGGCGGGAATGCCCGCGATCCTCTGAGTCGCGCCACGCATCCTGGGCGGATCCGGTGTTTGACATGTTCGGGGAAGAAGCATAGCATAGCCGTACTGGGCCGCAGGGAAACGAGGAAGGAACCACGGCATGGCGGAAATCCATGAAATCGCCCCGGATGTATTTCGCATCAGCGTCTACGTGAAGGACTTTGATCTCCAGTTCAACCATTTCCTCGTGCGGGACGAAGAGCCGCTGTTGTACCACGCGGGAATGCGCCGGATGTTCCCGGAGCTGCACGAGGCCGTTTCGCGCATTATCGATCCGGCGGACCTGCGGTGGATCAGCTGGAGCCATTTCGAGGTGGACGAGTGCGGCGGGCTGAACCACTGGCTGGATGCCGCGCCGAACGCCGTGCCCGCGTGCAGCCTGGTCGGGGCGATGGTCAACCTGAGCGATTTCTCCGATCGCCCGCCGAAGGGCCTGACGCGGGGCGAGGCGCTGGAAACGGGCAAGTACCGCTTCCGGTTTCATCCCACGCCGCACCTGCCGCACGGCTGGGACGCGGGTGTCCTGTTTGAAGAGACGCAGGGCATCCTCTTCTGCTCGGATCTCTTTCACCAGACCGGCGAAC
The DNA window shown above is from Candidatus Hydrogenedentota bacterium and carries:
- a CDS encoding MBL fold metallo-hydrolase, producing the protein MAEIHEIAPDVFRISVYVKDFDLQFNHFLVRDEEPLLYHAGMRRMFPELHEAVSRIIDPADLRWISWSHFEVDECGGLNHWLDAAPNAVPACSLVGAMVNLSDFSDRPPKGLTRGEALETGKYRFRFHPTPHLPHGWDAGVLFEETQGILFCSDLFHQTGEREALMEDASLLERTRDAMAHYEAGPLMAYLPYTPNTSRLLGELAGFNPRTLAIMHGSSYTGDGAAMLRDLGPVLEGIYGG